The proteins below are encoded in one region of Salvelinus namaycush isolate Seneca chromosome 39, SaNama_1.0, whole genome shotgun sequence:
- the LOC120033049 gene encoding uncharacterized protein LOC120033049 isoform X2 has protein sequence MSAWTLTFLEEAATVKQLNEEDEGFQEDVDPTIHIPHVTHMSAPSSSSAAPLSGEPADASRSGPSSPTAPEDGSSPEAPDRHGSPHPDNSSDSEGETQGPNAMPGYQHVRRLARALVGVRNRQGLSDRRVDGLVALWLALDLPCPTPGEDRSGAVQGNEGEVVHCRSKRLSLMLPSWTQLGPCKLAGHQPFGGGHLQSALPNPSQRHQPTL, from the exons ATGTCAGCGTGGACCCTGACCTTCCTGGAAGAGGCAGCCACCGTCAAGCAGCTCAATGAGGAGGACGAGGGCTTTCAGGAGGATGTGGACCCGACAATCCACATCCCTCATGTCACTCATATGAGCGCCCCGTCCTCCAGCTCAGCTGCACCTCTGTCAGGGGAACCCGCTGACGCATCCAGGTCTGGGCCATCCAGTCCCACCGCCCCTGAAGACGGAAGCTCTCCTGAGGCCCCTGATCGACACGGTTCTCCTCACCCTGACAACTCCTCTGATTCAGAG GGGGAGACGCAAGGCCCTAATGCAATGCCTGGCTACCAGCATGTCCGCAGGCTTGCCAGGGCCTTGGTGGGGGTGAGGAACCGTCAGGGGCTGTCGGACCGCAGGGTAGACGGTCTGGTGGCGCTGTGGCTGGCGCTTGATCTACCCTGCCCGACACCAGGAGAGGATCGTTCAGGGGCGGTTCAAGGCAACGAAGGGGAAGTCGTCCATTGTCGTAGTAAAAGACTCTCTCTAATG TTGCCTTCTTGGACTCAACTCGGGCCCTGCAAATTGGCCGGGCACCAGCCGTTTGGTGGAGGCCATTTGCAGTCAGCTCTACCAAATCCATCCCAGCGCCATCAGCCTACTTTATGA
- the LOC120033049 gene encoding uncharacterized protein LOC120033049 isoform X1, which produces MQQWRERTGSPCSPTVATCSTSLTLAAKGCLARNRGNSSEWSTCTRRLAECCRMSAWTLTFLEEAATVKQLNEEDEGFQEDVDPTIHIPHVTHMSAPSSSSAAPLSGEPADASRSGPSSPTAPEDGSSPEAPDRHGSPHPDNSSDSEGETQGPNAMPGYQHVRRLARALVGVRNRQGLSDRRVDGLVALWLALDLPCPTPGEDRSGAVQGNEGEVVHCRSKRLSLMLPSWTQLGPCKLAGHQPFGGGHLQSALPNPSQRHQPTL; this is translated from the exons ATGCAGCAGTGGAGGGAAAGAACAGGCAGTCCCTGCTCTCCTACAGTGGCCACCTGCAGCACATCCTTAACCTTAGCAGCCAAAGGGTGCTTGGCAAGGAACAGG GGGAACTCCTCGGAGTGGAGTACCTGTACTCGCAGACTGGCAGAGTGCTGCAGGATGTCAGCGTGGACCCTGACCTTCCTGGAAGAGGCAGCCACCGTCAAGCAGCTCAATGAGGAGGACGAGGGCTTTCAGGAGGATGTGGACCCGACAATCCACATCCCTCATGTCACTCATATGAGCGCCCCGTCCTCCAGCTCAGCTGCACCTCTGTCAGGGGAACCCGCTGACGCATCCAGGTCTGGGCCATCCAGTCCCACCGCCCCTGAAGACGGAAGCTCTCCTGAGGCCCCTGATCGACACGGTTCTCCTCACCCTGACAACTCCTCTGATTCAGAG GGGGAGACGCAAGGCCCTAATGCAATGCCTGGCTACCAGCATGTCCGCAGGCTTGCCAGGGCCTTGGTGGGGGTGAGGAACCGTCAGGGGCTGTCGGACCGCAGGGTAGACGGTCTGGTGGCGCTGTGGCTGGCGCTTGATCTACCCTGCCCGACACCAGGAGAGGATCGTTCAGGGGCGGTTCAAGGCAACGAAGGGGAAGTCGTCCATTGTCGTAGTAAAAGACTCTCTCTAATG TTGCCTTCTTGGACTCAACTCGGGCCCTGCAAATTGGCCGGGCACCAGCCGTTTGGTGGAGGCCATTTGCAGTCAGCTCTACCAAATCCATCCCAGCGCCATCAGCCTACTTTATGA